A single region of the Corticium candelabrum chromosome 15, ooCorCand1.1, whole genome shotgun sequence genome encodes:
- the LOC134190959 gene encoding mitotic checkpoint protein BUB3-like, producing MAKGVDSEIPNCSIRCFPNGQGYVLSSIEGRVAVEFFDPSPDAQKTKYAFKCHRIKENGKETIYPVTAISFHLIHNTFATGGCDGFVNVWDAFNRKRLAQFHRYPTTIASLSFNCDGSLLAIASSYMLEGEKESPPRDTIIIRHVTDMETKPK from the exons ATGGCGAAGGGAGTCGACTCTGAAATACCAAACTGTTCAATTAGGTGCTTTCCTAATGGCCAAG gCTATGTTTTGAGTTCGATTGAAGGTCGTGTCGCAGTCGAATTCTTTGATCCCAGTCCGGACGCCCAGAAAACCAAATATGCATTCAAATGTCACAGAATCAAGGAGAACGGCAAGGAGACCATTTACCCTGTCACAGCCATTTCATTCCACTTGAT tcATAACACGTTTGCTACTGGAGGGTGTGATGGTTTTGTCAATGTGTGGGATGCATTCAACAGAAAAAGATTAGCTCAG TTTCATCGTTACCCAACAACAATCGCTTCTCTCTCATTCAATTGTGATGGCTCATTACTGGCCATAGCATCATCCTACATGCTAGAAGGAGAGAAAGA gAGTCCTCCAAGAGACACTATTATTATTCGTCATGtgaccgacatggagacgaagccTAAGTGA